The following proteins are co-located in the Pseudomonas cavernae genome:
- a CDS encoding COG3650 family protein yields MRAARPLVFALLPLLASCQVFHQQSDSATSIPIRLQGELSVKAGQLLFSPCQEQRQLSISNDGSTSLARDAAELLKDGPDPLFADLQGRPAASPTAGSDGQLSLTQVYRVQREGHDCDDPNFKRLTLRAGGHEPDWSVSVSAKGLLLERSGQESLALPYVEEQLPEGRFNLTSEANGERLELWVAPQRCVDGMSGAVQHLAAELRLNGKVQRGCAYFGGLRSN; encoded by the coding sequence ATGCGTGCCGCCCGTCCTTTAGTGTTTGCCCTGTTGCCGCTTCTCGCCAGCTGCCAGGTGTTCCACCAACAATCCGACTCGGCGACCAGCATTCCCATCCGCCTGCAGGGCGAGCTGAGCGTCAAGGCCGGTCAGTTGCTGTTCAGCCCGTGCCAGGAACAGCGCCAGCTGAGCATCAGCAACGACGGCAGCACCAGCCTCGCCCGTGACGCCGCCGAACTGCTGAAAGATGGCCCTGACCCATTGTTCGCCGACCTGCAGGGCCGACCAGCCGCCAGCCCGACGGCCGGCAGCGACGGCCAGTTGAGCCTGACCCAGGTCTACCGGGTACAACGCGAGGGGCACGACTGCGACGATCCCAATTTCAAGCGCCTGACCCTGCGCGCCGGCGGCCATGAGCCGGACTGGAGCGTCAGCGTCAGCGCCAAGGGTCTGCTGCTCGAACGTTCGGGCCAGGAGTCCCTGGCGCTACCCTATGTCGAGGAGCAATTGCCGGAAGGCCGCTTCAACCTCACCAGCGAAGCCAACGGCGAGCGTTTGGAGCTCTGGGTGGCACCGCAGCGCTGCGTGGACGGAATGAGCGGCGCGGTGCAGCACCTGGCCGCCGAGTTGCGCCTGAACGGCAAGGTGCAACGCGGCTGCGCCTATTTCGGTGGCCTGCGCAGCAACTGA
- a CDS encoding IS110 family transposase — protein MSSIVGIDIAKHSFDIATLQANGKYRTKAKLANSAAGFQVLQEWLQQYAEPGAWIVMEATGTYHEALAEHLHGLSYRVCVMNPAQLASYARSQLQRVKTDQVDAKLMASYGQRHVDELRAWQPEPPAIRRLRALVRRLQDLKEIEQMERNRLDVADASVQDSIRSVLEHVEQQIAETLQAIRAHIDDDPDLRGKRDLLVSIDGIGEQTAALLLAELGDPLQFKNARAITTFAGLNPKLQESGQHKGHVRISRVGSARLRTGLYMPAVVSLSHKPAIKALAQRLRARGKAGKQIVCAAMRKLLHIAYGVLKSGQPFDARLALAH, from the coding sequence ATGTCCAGCATCGTCGGCATCGACATCGCCAAGCACAGTTTCGACATTGCCACCCTGCAGGCGAATGGCAAGTACCGCACCAAGGCCAAGCTGGCCAACAGCGCCGCGGGTTTCCAGGTACTACAGGAGTGGCTGCAGCAGTACGCCGAGCCCGGGGCCTGGATCGTGATGGAGGCCACCGGCACCTATCACGAAGCGCTGGCCGAGCACCTGCACGGCCTGAGCTACCGGGTCTGTGTGATGAATCCCGCGCAGCTTGCCAGCTACGCCCGGAGCCAGCTGCAGCGGGTCAAGACGGACCAGGTCGACGCCAAGCTGATGGCCAGCTACGGCCAGCGGCACGTGGATGAGCTACGCGCCTGGCAGCCCGAGCCACCGGCGATACGCCGCCTGCGCGCGTTGGTGCGGCGTCTGCAGGACCTCAAGGAGATCGAGCAGATGGAGCGCAATCGCCTGGATGTCGCCGATGCCAGCGTGCAGGATTCGATCCGTTCGGTGCTGGAGCATGTCGAGCAGCAGATTGCCGAGACCCTGCAGGCCATCCGGGCACACATCGATGACGATCCGGACCTGCGCGGTAAGCGCGATCTGCTGGTCAGCATCGATGGCATCGGCGAGCAGACGGCCGCCTTGCTCCTGGCGGAGCTGGGCGATCCGCTACAGTTCAAGAATGCCCGGGCGATCACCACGTTCGCCGGGTTGAACCCGAAGCTGCAGGAGTCGGGCCAGCACAAGGGCCACGTGCGCATCTCCCGCGTGGGCTCGGCTCGTCTGCGCACCGGCCTGTACATGCCGGCGGTCGTCTCGCTGAGCCACAAGCCGGCGATCAAAGCCTTGGCACAGCGCCTGCGAGCCCGCGGCAAAGCTGGCAAGCAGATCGTCTGTGCGGCGATGCGCAAACTGCTGCACATCGCCTATGGCGTACTCAAGTCGGGCCAACCCTTTGATGCTCGCCTGGCCCTTGCCCACTGA
- the gap gene encoding type I glyceraldehyde-3-phosphate dehydrogenase — protein MLRVALNGYGRIGRTLVRALFERGLEHKIRLEAINDLGEPQTLAHLTRFDSTFGRFAGQVELHDDRLLINGHSIQLLREHDPINLPWQHLGVDLVLECTGKLKKRAQIEHHLTAGASRVLLSHPLDSADLTVVYGVNHELLGSQQIVSNASCTTNCLAPLAMLLHQAVGIRQGLVNTVHAYTNDQSLLDKPHHDLYRSRAAALSMIPTSTGAAKAIGLVLPELAGRLDGLSIRVPTPTVSLLDLTFSAERPASREAINEVLRQGATRLPAGVMECNELPLVSSDFKGLPVSCVVDLNHTRVQGELVKVLAWYDNEWAFAHRMLDVLLAWLKPQ, from the coding sequence ATGTTACGTGTTGCCCTGAACGGCTATGGAAGGATCGGTCGGACCTTGGTTCGCGCCCTGTTCGAGCGCGGTCTGGAACATAAAATTCGCCTGGAAGCCATCAACGATCTCGGCGAGCCGCAGACCCTCGCCCATCTCACCCGTTTCGACTCGACCTTCGGCCGCTTCGCCGGCCAGGTCGAACTGCACGACGACCGGCTGCTGATCAACGGCCACTCGATTCAGCTGCTCCGCGAGCACGACCCAATCAATCTGCCCTGGCAGCATCTCGGCGTCGATCTGGTGCTGGAATGCACCGGCAAACTGAAGAAGCGCGCGCAAATCGAGCACCACCTCACCGCCGGCGCCAGCCGCGTGCTGCTTTCCCATCCGCTGGACAGTGCCGATCTCACCGTGGTCTACGGCGTCAACCATGAGCTTCTGGGCAGCCAGCAGATCGTCTCCAACGCCTCCTGCACCACCAACTGCCTGGCGCCGCTGGCCATGCTGCTGCACCAGGCCGTCGGCATCCGCCAGGGCCTGGTCAACACCGTGCACGCCTACACCAACGATCAGAGTCTGCTCGACAAGCCCCATCACGATCTCTACCGCTCGCGCGCCGCGGCGCTGTCGATGATCCCCACCAGCACCGGCGCGGCCAAGGCCATCGGCCTGGTCCTGCCGGAGCTGGCTGGCCGCCTCGACGGCCTGTCGATACGGGTGCCGACGCCGACCGTGTCGCTGCTCGACCTGACCTTCAGCGCCGAACGCCCGGCCAGCCGCGAGGCGATCAACGAGGTGCTGCGCCAGGGTGCGACACGCCTGCCGGCGGGGGTGATGGAATGCAACGAGCTGCCACTGGTGTCCAGCGACTTCAAGGGCCTGCCGGTGTCCTGCGTGGTCGACCTCAACCACACGCGGGTGCAGGGCGAGTTGGTCAAGGTGCTGGCCTGGTACGACAACGAATGGGCCTTCGCCCATCGCATGCTGGATGTGCTGCTGGCCTGGCTTAAGCCTCAGTGA
- a CDS encoding PLP-dependent cysteine synthase family protein — MNSLRQWVRESIRIIEADFQRSADTHLIPLELPGLPGVELYFKDESSHPTGSLKHRLARSLFLYALCNGWLKPGAPVIEASSGSTAISEAYFARLLGLPFIAVVPASTAKEKLAQIAFYGGQSHLVDDPTQIYAESERLARESGGHYLDQFTYAERATDWRANNNIAESIFQQLRFERYPVPSWLVSSPGTGGTLATLGRYVRYRQHETRVLCADAERSVFFDSYVSGDRSLTLDCGSGIEGIGRPRVEASFLPEVIDAMVKVPDALSLAAMHYLARRLGRRVGASSGTNLIGAIMAGRYMLKCGERGSMVALLCDSGERYATSYYDAAWLRAQGFDLEPLIAAVEACAEHGAPLPGTLAQAGLG, encoded by the coding sequence ATGAATAGCTTGCGCCAATGGGTGCGCGAGTCGATCCGCATCATCGAGGCGGATTTCCAGCGCAGTGCCGATACCCATCTGATTCCCCTCGAACTACCCGGCTTGCCGGGTGTCGAGCTGTACTTCAAGGACGAGTCCAGCCACCCCACCGGCAGCCTCAAGCACCGCCTGGCGCGTTCGCTGTTTCTCTATGCCCTGTGCAACGGCTGGCTCAAGCCGGGGGCGCCGGTGATCGAGGCGTCCAGCGGCTCGACGGCGATCTCCGAGGCCTATTTCGCCCGCCTGCTCGGCTTGCCCTTCATCGCCGTGGTGCCGGCCAGCACCGCCAAGGAGAAGCTCGCGCAGATCGCCTTCTACGGTGGCCAGAGCCATCTGGTCGACGACCCGACGCAGATCTATGCCGAATCCGAGCGCCTGGCGCGCGAGAGCGGCGGCCACTACCTCGACCAGTTCACCTACGCCGAGCGCGCCACCGACTGGCGGGCGAACAACAACATCGCCGAGTCGATCTTCCAGCAGCTGCGTTTCGAGCGTTATCCGGTGCCGAGCTGGCTGGTGTCCAGCCCTGGCACCGGCGGCACCCTGGCGACCCTCGGCCGCTATGTGCGCTACCGCCAGCACGAGACGCGGGTGCTGTGCGCCGACGCCGAGCGTTCGGTGTTCTTCGACAGCTATGTCAGTGGCGACCGCAGCCTGACCCTGGATTGCGGCTCGGGCATCGAGGGCATCGGTCGGCCGCGGGTGGAGGCGTCCTTCCTGCCGGAGGTGATCGACGCCATGGTCAAGGTGCCCGACGCCCTGTCGCTGGCGGCCATGCATTACCTGGCGCGCCGCCTCGGCCGCCGGGTCGGCGCCTCCAGTGGCACCAACCTGATTGGCGCGATCATGGCCGGGCGCTACATGCTCAAATGCGGCGAGCGCGGGTCGATGGTGGCGCTCCTCTGTGACAGCGGCGAGCGCTATGCGACCAGCTACTACGACGCCGCTTGGTTGCGTGCCCAGGGCTTCGACCTGGAGCCGTTGATCGCCGCGGTGGAAGCCTGTGCCGAGCATGGTGCACCGCTGCCGGGAACCCTGGCGCAGGCGGGCTTGGGCTAA
- a CDS encoding DMT family transporter — protein sequence MALWGSSFIALKLAFQELPPLWVIFGRMALGSLVFLLAWRWRGPLAYRAGDWKYLLGLTVCEPCLYFIFEAMALQHTSASQAGMITALLPLLVAVGAFMFLHERITRTTLAGFLLAVLGAVWLSLAGAPDEHAAAPLLGNFYEFLAMLCATGYTLLLKHLSARYSAFFLTAMQAFIGSLFFLPVAALSAPLPSELSLLGGASVIYLGVVVTVGAYGLYNFGVSRLPASQASGFINLIPVFTLVLAALFLGESLNGVQMLAAGLVFVGVGLSQWRSRPAPPAGILD from the coding sequence ATGGCCTTGTGGGGCAGCTCGTTCATTGCCTTGAAGCTGGCCTTCCAGGAGCTGCCGCCGCTGTGGGTGATATTCGGCCGGATGGCTCTCGGCAGCCTGGTGTTCCTGCTCGCCTGGCGCTGGCGCGGGCCGCTCGCCTACCGCGCCGGCGACTGGAAATACCTGCTCGGCCTGACGGTGTGCGAGCCCTGTCTGTATTTCATCTTCGAGGCCATGGCCCTGCAGCACACCAGCGCCTCGCAGGCTGGGATGATCACCGCCTTGCTGCCGCTGCTGGTGGCGGTCGGCGCCTTTATGTTCTTGCATGAGCGGATCACCCGCACCACCCTGGCCGGTTTCCTCCTGGCGGTGCTCGGGGCGGTCTGGCTGAGTCTCGCCGGCGCGCCAGACGAGCATGCCGCGGCGCCGCTGCTGGGCAATTTCTACGAATTTCTCGCCATGCTCTGCGCCACCGGCTATACCCTGCTGCTCAAGCACCTGTCGGCACGCTACTCGGCGTTTTTTCTCACCGCCATGCAGGCTTTTATCGGCAGTCTGTTCTTCCTGCCGGTGGCGGCCCTGAGCGCGCCGCTGCCGAGCGAGCTGAGCCTGCTGGGCGGGGCGTCGGTGATTTACCTGGGCGTCGTGGTGACGGTCGGCGCCTATGGCCTGTACAACTTCGGGGTCAGCCGCCTGCCGGCGAGTCAGGCCTCCGGCTTCATCAACCTGATTCCCGTATTCACCCTGGTGCTCGCCGCGCTGTTTCTTGGCGAGAGCCTGAATGGCGTGCAGATGCTGGCGGCCGGCCTGGTGTTCGTCGGTGTCGGGCTCAGCCAGTGGCGCAGCCGGCCGGCGCCGCCTGCCGGCATTCTCGATTAA
- a CDS encoding glycine zipper 2TM domain-containing protein encodes MRKSILLTASFAALALALGGCQSSLTGDTYSRDEARQVQTVRMGTIQSLRPVKIEGTKTPIGAGAGAVVGGIGGSTVGHGRGSAVAAVIGAVAGGLLGAATEEGFTRTQGVEITVREDDGSMRAYVQEVQENEIFRVGDRVRIMSVNGTSRVAH; translated from the coding sequence ATGCGCAAGTCCATTCTGCTGACCGCCTCGTTCGCTGCCTTGGCATTGGCCCTGGGCGGTTGTCAGTCCAGCCTGACCGGTGACACCTATTCGCGTGACGAGGCCCGGCAGGTGCAGACCGTGCGCATGGGCACCATCCAGTCCCTGCGCCCGGTGAAGATCGAAGGCACGAAGACCCCCATCGGCGCCGGCGCCGGCGCCGTGGTCGGCGGGATCGGCGGCAGCACCGTCGGCCATGGCAGAGGCAGCGCGGTGGCGGCGGTGATCGGCGCGGTGGCCGGCGGCCTGCTGGGCGCGGCGACCGAAGAAGGTTTCACCCGTACTCAGGGTGTGGAAATCACCGTGCGTGAAGACGACGGTTCGATGCGCGCCTATGTACAGGAAGTGCAGGAAAATGAAATCTTCCGCGTTGGCGACCGCGTACGCATCATGAGCGTGAACGGCACCAGCCGCGTCGCCCACTGA
- the pdxH gene encoding pyridoxamine 5'-phosphate oxidase: MTQSLADMRRDYTRDGLSEAQAPTEPFTLFRQWFDDALHTEQLPVEPNAMTLATVDAEGRPHCRVLLLKGLDQLGFTFFSNYDSAKGEQLVARPYAAMTFFWPALERQVRIEGRVERVTADESDAYFQVRPLGSRLGAWASPQSRVIRDRTELEALLTETEQRFLDQAPHCPPHWGGYRLLPERIEFWQGRASRLHDRLNYRLQADGLWQRERLAP; the protein is encoded by the coding sequence ATGACCCAGTCCCTGGCCGATATGCGCCGCGACTATACCCGCGACGGCCTCAGCGAAGCGCAGGCGCCGACCGAGCCTTTTACCCTGTTTCGCCAATGGTTCGACGATGCCTTGCACACCGAACAGCTGCCGGTAGAGCCGAATGCCATGACCCTGGCGACGGTCGACGCCGAAGGCCGGCCGCATTGCCGAGTGCTGCTGCTCAAGGGCTTGGACCAGCTCGGTTTCACCTTCTTCAGCAACTACGACAGTGCCAAGGGCGAGCAGCTGGTGGCGCGACCCTACGCGGCCATGACCTTCTTCTGGCCGGCCCTGGAGCGTCAGGTGCGCATCGAAGGCCGTGTGGAGCGGGTGACGGCGGATGAGTCGGATGCCTATTTCCAGGTGCGCCCGCTAGGGAGTCGCCTGGGCGCCTGGGCTTCGCCGCAAAGCCGGGTGATCCGTGACCGCACTGAGCTGGAGGCACTACTGACCGAGACCGAGCAACGCTTCCTCGATCAGGCCCCGCATTGCCCGCCGCACTGGGGTGGCTATCGCTTGCTGCCAGAGCGCATCGAGTTCTGGCAAGGGCGGGCGAGTCGTCTGCATGACCGCTTGAACTATCGTCTGCAGGCGGATGGCCTGTGGCAGCGTGAGCGTCTAGCGCCCTGA
- a CDS encoding OmpA family protein — protein sequence MKLLKTAAVILCLTASGCSLIQDKPAKPVATKIDHKATSAWLDSYEPRLREALKGSKFQLERRDNVLIVIAPVDASFNPDRPSMLLPVTLGPFSRVAKLVEGDAKTGVLVLGHADSSGQDSLNRKLSQERAQAVSAIFRLSGLQRDRLLLKGMGSDMPRAANDSKEGRALNRRVEVVLTPQATLMALLAQYNNPPKAQAALAVSQTK from the coding sequence ATGAAGCTGCTCAAGACCGCCGCCGTGATCCTCTGCCTGACCGCTAGCGGTTGCAGCCTCATCCAAGACAAGCCGGCCAAGCCAGTCGCCACGAAGATCGACCATAAAGCCACCAGCGCCTGGCTCGACAGCTACGAGCCGCGGCTGCGCGAGGCGCTGAAAGGCAGCAAGTTCCAGCTGGAACGGCGTGACAATGTGCTGATCGTCATCGCGCCGGTGGATGCCTCGTTCAATCCGGATCGGCCGAGCATGCTGCTGCCGGTGACCCTGGGGCCGTTCAGTCGAGTGGCCAAGCTGGTGGAGGGCGATGCCAAGACTGGCGTATTGGTGCTTGGGCATGCCGACAGCTCCGGCCAGGACTCGCTCAATCGCAAGCTCAGCCAGGAGCGGGCTCAGGCCGTGTCGGCGATCTTCCGTCTGAGCGGCCTGCAGCGTGATCGCCTGTTGCTCAAGGGCATGGGCTCGGACATGCCGCGCGCGGCCAACGACAGCAAGGAAGGCCGGGCCTTGAACCGCCGCGTGGAAGTCGTCCTGACCCCGCAGGCAACCCTGATGGCGCTGTTGGCGCAATACAACAATCCGCCCAAGGCTCAAGCCGCACTTGCCGTAAGTCAAACCAAGTGA
- a CDS encoding serine hydrolase domain-containing protein — translation MQIQGYFDLRFEAVKEVFASLFDNSQERGAALCVQVGGETLVDLWAGSADKDGAEAWQSDTLVNLFSCTKTFAAVAALQLVGEGKLDLDAPVALLWPEFAAAGKERITLRQLLSHRAGLPALRELLPAEALYDWQAMTRALAAEQPWWTPGEGHGYAPMTYGWLIGEVLRRADGRGPGESIAARIAQPLGLDLHVGLADSEFPRVAHVSRGKGNLGDAAAQRLLKVMMSEPTAMTTRAFANPPSIMTSTNKPEWRRMQQPAANGHGNARALAGFYAALLDGRLLEAELLNELTREHSVGEDKTLLTRTRFGLGCMLDQPELANATYAVGPKAFGHPGAGGSIGFADPERELAFGFVTNTLGPYVLMDPRAQQLAATVKACLG, via the coding sequence GTGCAGATCCAGGGTTATTTCGACCTCCGATTCGAAGCGGTGAAGGAGGTCTTCGCCAGTCTGTTCGACAACTCCCAGGAGCGCGGCGCGGCCCTGTGTGTACAGGTCGGCGGCGAAACCCTGGTCGACCTCTGGGCCGGCAGTGCCGATAAGGATGGCGCCGAGGCCTGGCAGAGCGACACCCTGGTCAACCTGTTCTCCTGCACCAAGACCTTCGCCGCGGTGGCTGCCCTGCAACTGGTGGGCGAGGGCAAGCTGGACCTGGATGCCCCGGTCGCCCTGCTGTGGCCGGAGTTCGCCGCGGCCGGCAAGGAACGCATCACTCTGCGCCAACTGCTCAGTCATCGTGCCGGCCTGCCGGCCCTGCGCGAACTGCTGCCGGCCGAAGCACTGTACGACTGGCAGGCCATGACCCGGGCGCTGGCCGCCGAACAGCCCTGGTGGACGCCCGGTGAGGGCCACGGTTACGCGCCTATGACCTATGGCTGGCTGATCGGCGAGGTGCTGCGCCGCGCCGATGGTCGTGGTCCGGGGGAATCGATCGCCGCGCGGATCGCCCAACCGCTGGGCCTGGACCTGCATGTCGGCCTCGCCGATAGCGAGTTTCCACGGGTCGCCCATGTCAGCCGCGGCAAGGGCAATCTCGGCGATGCGGCGGCGCAGCGCCTGCTCAAGGTGATGATGAGCGAGCCGACGGCGATGACCACGCGCGCCTTCGCCAATCCGCCGTCGATCATGACCAGCACCAACAAGCCGGAGTGGCGGCGCATGCAGCAGCCGGCGGCGAATGGCCACGGCAATGCCCGCGCCCTGGCCGGCTTCTACGCCGCCCTGCTCGATGGCCGGCTGCTCGAGGCCGAGCTGCTCAATGAGCTGACCCGCGAGCACAGCGTCGGTGAGGACAAGACCCTGCTGACCCGCACCCGCTTCGGCCTCGGCTGCATGCTCGACCAGCCCGAACTGGCGAATGCCACCTATGCGGTCGGGCCCAAGGCCTTCGGCCATCCGGGCGCCGGTGGCTCGATCGGCTTTGCCGATCCGGAGCGCGAGCTGGCCTTCGGCTTCGTCACCAACACCCTCGGCCCCTATGTGCTGATGGACCCGCGGGCCCAGCAACTGGCGGCGACGGTGAAGGCCTGCCTGGGCTGA
- a CDS encoding beta-agarase — protein MIRRSLPAVFALAFATPLFAAAPEQQTLFNFVSPTDVVQVNTKNASLPQLTAETTPEGEILRRVTFNPGDHPSLRLTPQNGQWDWSQAGVMNLRIQSAMDWALTLLVTIESADGKQLTSRIALPAGPAQNLLVPLQATSPLARGMRAAPPMPWNYQGKRTLLATSVAGELDRAKVVAVTLALEHPDVAQSILVGRFGVTAGNDAEQSVYAGIVDGYGQFSRGQWPEKVSSDAQLRAAASKERGQLQGWLQQRSQLDQFGGWLSGPQFEAKHFFRTEKRDGRWYLVTPEGHPFYSIGVNAVSTEHSATYIEGRESMFSALPKTEEPLAAYYGTSDSRRETGANKGRGFAQGRWFDFYRANLQRGYADPACNAPAKPAIPAPTATSAATATAAPSAAQAPKAAPDCKGFDVERWAGHALDRLQAWGFNTIGNWSEPALGAAKRVPYTIPLSISGDYATISTGLDWWGGMPDPFDPRFAMAAERNIAIATRDHRDDPWLLGYFADNELAWAGPGEGPQARYALAYGTLRLTTDVPAKRAFLKQLRDKYRNEEGLSKAWGIELKAWELMEDPGFQAPLPNPEHPAIEKDLQRFQRLFADTYFKTIADSLQWNAPNHLLLGGRFASSTPEAVASCAQYCDVLSFNFYTREPQQGYDFAALRELDKPVLVGEFHFGSRDRGPFWGGVQEVYKEEERGPAYAHFLKQALSEPSIVGVHWFQYLDQPVTGRLLDGENGHFGLVGITDRPFQGFVEAARKANLGVGKTLLTAAKAPAAESSKPAEAAKPAAQQPPAPAKAVEPGRAPEPAEPAKPVAPSPAPASPSEGQAPPAQADEPSKP, from the coding sequence ATGATTCGCCGTTCACTGCCTGCGGTTTTTGCCCTGGCCTTCGCCACGCCACTGTTTGCCGCGGCGCCCGAACAGCAGACGCTGTTCAACTTCGTCAGCCCCACCGATGTGGTGCAGGTGAACACGAAAAATGCCAGCCTGCCGCAGCTGACCGCGGAAACCACCCCGGAAGGCGAGATTCTCCGCCGCGTGACCTTCAACCCCGGCGACCATCCAAGCCTGCGTCTGACCCCGCAAAACGGCCAGTGGGACTGGTCGCAGGCCGGGGTCATGAATCTGCGCATCCAGAGCGCTATGGACTGGGCCTTGACCCTCCTGGTCACCATCGAAAGTGCCGACGGCAAGCAACTGACCAGTCGCATCGCCCTGCCAGCGGGGCCGGCGCAGAACCTCCTGGTGCCCCTGCAGGCCACCTCGCCGTTGGCCCGCGGCATGCGCGCGGCTCCGCCGATGCCGTGGAACTATCAAGGCAAGCGCACCCTGCTGGCCACCAGCGTGGCGGGCGAACTGGATCGTGCCAAGGTGGTGGCGGTGACCTTGGCACTGGAACATCCGGACGTGGCCCAGAGCATCCTGGTCGGCCGCTTTGGCGTCACCGCGGGCAACGACGCCGAGCAGTCCGTCTATGCCGGCATCGTCGATGGCTATGGCCAGTTCAGCCGCGGCCAGTGGCCGGAGAAGGTCAGCAGCGACGCGCAGTTGCGTGCCGCCGCGAGCAAGGAGCGGGGTCAGTTGCAAGGCTGGCTGCAGCAGCGTTCGCAGCTAGACCAATTCGGCGGCTGGCTGAGCGGTCCGCAGTTCGAGGCTAAACATTTTTTCCGCACCGAGAAGCGTGACGGTCGCTGGTATCTGGTCACACCCGAGGGTCACCCGTTCTATTCCATCGGCGTCAATGCGGTGAGCACGGAGCACAGCGCTACCTACATCGAGGGTCGCGAAAGCATGTTCAGCGCCTTGCCCAAGACCGAGGAACCGCTGGCCGCCTATTACGGCACTAGCGATAGCCGGCGCGAAACCGGCGCCAACAAGGGCCGGGGCTTCGCCCAGGGCCGTTGGTTCGACTTCTACCGTGCCAACCTGCAGCGCGGTTACGCCGATCCGGCCTGCAATGCCCCGGCCAAGCCGGCCATCCCAGCGCCGACGGCTACATCGGCTGCCACCGCGACTGCGGCGCCGAGCGCGGCGCAAGCGCCGAAGGCCGCGCCGGACTGCAAGGGCTTCGATGTCGAGCGCTGGGCCGGCCATGCCCTGGACCGCCTACAGGCCTGGGGCTTCAACACCATCGGCAACTGGAGCGAACCGGCTCTGGGCGCCGCCAAGCGCGTGCCTTACACCATTCCGCTGTCGATCAGCGGCGACTACGCGACCATCAGCACCGGCCTGGACTGGTGGGGCGGCATGCCCGATCCGTTCGATCCGCGCTTCGCCATGGCCGCCGAACGTAATATCGCCATCGCCACCCGCGACCATCGCGACGATCCCTGGCTGCTCGGCTACTTCGCCGATAATGAGCTGGCCTGGGCCGGCCCCGGCGAAGGTCCGCAGGCGCGCTATGCGCTGGCCTACGGCACCCTGCGACTGACCACCGATGTGCCGGCCAAGCGTGCCTTCCTCAAGCAGTTGCGCGACAAGTACCGCAACGAGGAGGGCCTATCGAAGGCCTGGGGCATCGAGCTGAAGGCTTGGGAGCTGATGGAGGACCCGGGCTTCCAGGCGCCGCTGCCGAATCCCGAGCATCCGGCCATCGAAAAAGACCTGCAGCGCTTCCAGCGCCTGTTCGCCGATACCTACTTCAAGACCATCGCCGACTCGCTGCAGTGGAACGCCCCCAATCACCTGCTGCTCGGCGGCCGTTTCGCCAGTTCGACGCCGGAGGCGGTGGCTTCCTGCGCCCAGTATTGCGATGTGCTGAGCTTCAACTTCTACACCCGCGAGCCGCAGCAGGGCTACGACTTCGCCGCCCTGCGCGAGTTGGACAAGCCGGTGCTGGTCGGCGAATTCCACTTCGGCTCGCGCGATCGCGGGCCGTTCTGGGGCGGTGTGCAGGAGGTATACAAGGAGGAGGAGCGTGGTCCCGCCTATGCGCATTTCCTCAAGCAGGCGCTGAGCGAGCCGAGCATCGTCGGCGTGCACTGGTTCCAATACCTCGACCAGCCGGTGACCGGTCGCTTGCTGGATGGCGAGAACGGCCACTTCGGCCTGGTCGGCATCACCGACCGGCCGTTCCAGGGCTTCGTCGAGGCGGCACGCAAGGCCAACCTCGGCGTCGGCAAAACCCTGCTGACGGCCGCCAAGGCGCCGGCCGCTGAGTCCAGCAAGCCCGCCGAAGCAGCCAAGCCGGCTGCCCAGCAACCGCCGGCGCCCGCCAAAGCGGTCGAGCCGGGCAGGGCGCCGGAGCCTGCCGAACCGGCCAAGCCCGTGGCACCGTCGCCCGCGCCTGCTTCCCCAAGTGAAGGGCAGGCGCCGCCTGCCCAGGCTGACGAACCCAGCAAGCCATAA